The following proteins are co-located in the Pseudomonas sp. DY-1 genome:
- a CDS encoding efflux RND transporter periplasmic adaptor subunit, with translation MNAAAPGAAERVFALFLGLQQQARQKATTEQLAFAMVNDGQALFGFRHAALLIAGKVRALTGISLVEPNAPFVAFVERAAAQLLRQERLDETAAIDAEALDQQSRVDWQALSAAHAGWVPLKDRQGEVFGGLWLAREHPFNEAELALLTQLGDTYAHAWLALQPRKPWRLRWPKKKLMAIAGGLCLLLLVPVRQSVLAPAEVVPQGGRVVAAPLDGVIAEFLVKPNQSVAAGDLLVRFDATSLKAQADVAERALGVAEAELKANTQRAFADAESSARIDLLAARVEQKRSERDYARQLLARSEVRAERGGIAVFADAERLTGKPVQTGERLMQIADPAQAELRIELPVGDAIALQPGAEVALFLDSDPLNRHSARLERAAYEAQTTAAGQLAYRLDAAFIDAPPRIGLRGTAKLFGDRAPLAYYLLRRPLAAARQSLGF, from the coding sequence ATGAACGCAGCCGCGCCGGGTGCGGCCGAGCGCGTGTTCGCGCTCTTTCTCGGGCTGCAGCAACAGGCCCGTCAGAAGGCCACTACCGAGCAGTTGGCCTTCGCCATGGTCAACGATGGCCAGGCCCTGTTCGGATTCCGTCATGCCGCTTTGCTGATTGCCGGCAAGGTGCGGGCACTGACCGGTATCAGCCTGGTGGAACCCAACGCGCCTTTCGTGGCATTCGTCGAACGTGCCGCCGCGCAGTTACTCCGTCAGGAACGGCTCGATGAAACCGCCGCCATCGATGCCGAAGCCCTCGACCAACAGTCTCGCGTCGACTGGCAGGCGCTGTCCGCCGCCCATGCTGGCTGGGTTCCACTGAAAGATCGTCAGGGTGAGGTTTTCGGTGGACTCTGGCTGGCTCGCGAGCATCCATTCAATGAAGCCGAACTGGCCCTCCTGACCCAGCTCGGCGACACCTACGCCCATGCCTGGCTGGCCCTGCAACCGCGCAAACCCTGGCGCCTGCGCTGGCCGAAGAAGAAGCTGATGGCCATCGCCGGCGGGCTCTGCCTGCTGCTCCTGGTGCCGGTACGTCAGTCAGTGCTGGCGCCCGCCGAAGTGGTGCCCCAGGGGGGCCGGGTGGTGGCGGCACCGCTGGATGGCGTGATCGCCGAGTTCCTGGTCAAGCCCAACCAGAGCGTGGCCGCAGGCGACCTGCTGGTGCGCTTCGATGCCACCAGCCTCAAGGCCCAGGCGGACGTTGCCGAGCGCGCCCTTGGTGTCGCCGAAGCCGAGCTCAAGGCCAACACGCAGCGTGCCTTTGCCGATGCGGAGTCCAGCGCACGCATCGACCTGCTGGCGGCGCGGGTGGAGCAGAAGAGATCCGAGCGCGACTATGCCCGTCAGTTGCTGGCACGTAGTGAAGTACGCGCCGAGCGCGGCGGAATTGCGGTTTTCGCTGATGCCGAGCGCCTCACCGGCAAGCCGGTGCAGACCGGTGAACGGTTGATGCAGATTGCCGATCCGGCCCAGGCCGAACTGCGCATCGAGCTGCCAGTGGGCGACGCCATCGCCCTGCAACCGGGGGCCGAAGTGGCGCTGTTCCTCGACAGCGATCCGCTCAACCGCCACAGCGCTCGTCTGGAACGTGCCGCCTACGAGGCCCAGACCACCGCCGCCGGCCAACTGGCCTACCGCCTCGATGCTGCCTTCATTGACGCCCCGCCGCGCATCGGCCTGCGCGGCACGGCCAAACTCTTCGGTGATCGCGCGCCGCTTGCCTATTACCTGTTGCGTCGGCCCCTGGCCGCGGCTCGACAGAGCCTGGGCTTCTGA
- a CDS encoding efflux RND transporter periplasmic adaptor subunit, giving the protein MGLVAVSWAEEPPVQDPLLDAPATATATSPGGEARGVLRARNQAVLASELAGRIVEMPYAEGQAFKKGEVLVRFDCSAYQAQLNAANSAVRAAREELKNKQQLAALNSVGRFEVALAEARQAQSQAEAQVYQVQVQRCQVKAPFDGQVVARKVQPHESVASGAPLLDVVDNRTLEIHLLVPSRWLNKLKPDQAFEFVPDETGQPLHAVVKRLGARIDEGSQTLLLIGGLPADAPGLLAGMSGTARFPENP; this is encoded by the coding sequence ATGGGGCTGGTCGCGGTTTCCTGGGCCGAGGAACCGCCCGTGCAGGACCCGTTGCTCGATGCGCCCGCCACGGCCACGGCCACGTCCCCCGGCGGCGAAGCCCGTGGCGTCCTGCGGGCCCGCAACCAGGCAGTCCTGGCCAGTGAACTGGCCGGGCGCATCGTCGAGATGCCTTACGCCGAAGGCCAGGCATTCAAGAAGGGAGAGGTACTGGTGCGCTTCGACTGCAGCGCGTACCAGGCCCAACTGAATGCCGCCAATTCCGCCGTGCGCGCCGCCCGCGAGGAGCTGAAGAACAAACAGCAGTTGGCCGCCCTCAACTCGGTGGGCCGCTTCGAGGTCGCCCTGGCCGAAGCACGCCAGGCTCAGTCCCAGGCCGAGGCGCAGGTCTACCAGGTGCAGGTGCAGCGCTGCCAGGTCAAGGCACCGTTCGACGGCCAGGTGGTGGCGCGCAAGGTCCAACCCCATGAAAGCGTCGCCAGTGGCGCGCCGCTGCTGGACGTAGTGGACAACCGCACCCTGGAGATCCATCTGCTGGTGCCTTCCCGCTGGCTGAACAAGCTCAAGCCTGATCAGGCCTTCGAATTCGTGCCCGACGAAACCGGCCAGCCGCTGCACGCGGTGGTCAAGCGCCTTGGCGCACGCATCGACGAAGGCAGCCAGACCCTTCTGCTGATCGGTGGTCTGCCAGCCGACGCACCGGGCCTGCTGGCTGGCATGAGCGGCACCGCGCGCTTCCCGGAGAATCCATGA
- a CDS encoding efflux RND transporter periplasmic adaptor subunit → MMLPALRSDLQLSPAAPGLDGAPQWTLADPLRGRYFKLGAAAVRLLRHWALGDPQRVLDAANAEPGLPLGSPEVEELLRFLRGHDLIAALDEEQRASYGMKAVAAKQSLWNRVLHQYLFFRIPLWRPDAFLNRAWPVLERNGHWLMRWGLPLVFALGLFLVARDWQRFIATFPHLFSLGGALAFGVALTFAKLCHEFGHAFMAKRAGCRVQSMGLAFMVLLPMFYTDVSDAWRVNDRRSRLLIGAGGVLAELVLAVLALLAWSLLPDGPARTSAFMLASATWITTVIINLNPFMRFDGYFLLSDLWGVENLQARAFALCRWRLREALFGYGEPAPEPWQPAMARRLIVWGYGSWLWRAVLFFGIALAVYHLFFKVLGIFLMLVELVWFIGLPIWREWTEWWQRRDQAEPRKALLTAASLLLVLILLALPWRSSVEVPALLEASRATALHAPVAARLKALHVEDGQAVEQGDLLLELESPDLDSRQAIVRREIEILQLQLRRQAGRSETAADAGILEQRLAEAVAEYRGLAAQRERLQLRAPQTGVVRDLLPDLTPGRWLSPREPMARVVEAGLRLRGYLAEEELWRVQVGAEGRFIADDPARPALSVRLDEVDATGVAYLELEALSSDHHGPIAVRRDAQHRAEPVQAQYGVRLSLLDDSIHPAQPLRGVVVLDGEGQSLLGFAWRRLAALGVRESGF, encoded by the coding sequence CTGATGCTGCCCGCACTGCGCTCCGACCTGCAGTTGTCGCCGGCCGCCCCCGGGCTGGATGGCGCGCCGCAGTGGACCCTGGCCGACCCCCTGCGCGGTCGCTACTTCAAGCTCGGTGCGGCCGCCGTGCGCCTGCTGCGTCACTGGGCCCTGGGCGACCCGCAACGGGTGCTGGACGCGGCCAACGCCGAACCCGGTCTGCCCCTGGGTTCGCCGGAGGTGGAGGAGTTGTTGCGGTTCTTGCGAGGCCACGATCTGATCGCGGCCCTGGACGAGGAGCAGCGCGCCAGCTATGGGATGAAGGCTGTTGCCGCAAAGCAGAGCCTGTGGAACCGCGTGCTGCACCAGTATCTGTTCTTCCGTATTCCGCTATGGCGGCCCGACGCGTTCCTCAACCGCGCCTGGCCCGTACTCGAGCGTAACGGCCATTGGCTGATGCGTTGGGGCCTGCCGCTGGTGTTCGCCCTCGGCCTGTTCCTGGTGGCGCGGGACTGGCAGCGCTTCATCGCGACCTTCCCCCATCTATTCAGCCTTGGCGGCGCCCTGGCCTTTGGCGTCGCCTTGACCTTCGCCAAGCTCTGTCACGAGTTCGGCCATGCCTTCATGGCCAAGCGCGCCGGCTGCCGGGTGCAGAGCATGGGCCTGGCGTTCATGGTTCTGCTGCCGATGTTCTACACCGACGTCAGTGACGCCTGGCGGGTCAATGACCGCCGCTCGCGGTTGCTGATCGGTGCCGGCGGCGTGCTCGCCGAACTGGTGCTGGCGGTGCTCGCGCTGTTGGCCTGGTCGCTACTGCCGGACGGACCGGCGCGCACCTCGGCATTCATGCTCGCCAGCGCCACCTGGATCACTACGGTGATCATCAACCTCAATCCGTTCATGCGCTTCGACGGCTATTTCCTGCTCAGCGATCTCTGGGGAGTGGAAAACCTCCAGGCGCGAGCTTTTGCCCTGTGCCGCTGGCGCCTGCGCGAGGCCCTGTTCGGTTATGGCGAGCCGGCGCCCGAACCCTGGCAGCCGGCCATGGCGCGACGCCTGATCGTGTGGGGCTATGGCTCCTGGCTGTGGCGCGCGGTGCTGTTCTTCGGTATCGCCTTGGCGGTCTATCACCTGTTCTTCAAGGTGCTGGGCATTTTCCTGATGCTGGTGGAACTGGTCTGGTTCATCGGTCTGCCAATCTGGCGCGAGTGGACCGAGTGGTGGCAGCGCCGCGATCAGGCCGAGCCTCGCAAGGCCTTGCTGACCGCTGCCAGCCTGTTGCTGGTACTGATCCTGCTGGCGTTGCCTTGGCGCAGTTCGGTGGAGGTTCCGGCGTTGCTGGAGGCCTCGCGGGCAACCGCCCTGCACGCCCCCGTGGCGGCGCGGCTGAAGGCGCTGCATGTGGAGGATGGTCAGGCGGTGGAGCAGGGCGACCTCCTGCTTGAACTGGAGTCCCCAGACCTGGACTCCCGCCAGGCGATCGTCCGCCGCGAGATCGAGATTCTCCAGTTGCAACTGCGCCGCCAGGCGGGACGCAGCGAGACGGCCGCGGATGCCGGCATTCTTGAGCAGCGCTTGGCTGAAGCGGTGGCCGAATACCGCGGGCTGGCCGCGCAGCGCGAACGCCTGCAATTGCGTGCGCCCCAGACTGGCGTGGTGCGCGACCTGCTGCCGGACCTCACGCCAGGTCGCTGGCTCAGCCCACGTGAACCCATGGCGCGCGTGGTTGAAGCGGGCCTGCGTCTGCGCGGATATCTGGCCGAAGAAGAACTCTGGCGGGTACAGGTCGGTGCCGAAGGCCGCTTCATCGCCGACGATCCGGCGCGGCCGGCGTTGTCGGTGCGCCTGGACGAGGTGGATGCCACGGGCGTGGCCTATCTGGAACTGGAGGCCCTGAGTTCCGATCACCACGGCCCCATTGCCGT